Proteins encoded together in one Flavobacteriales bacterium window:
- a CDS encoding PAS domain S-box protein, producing MKATSAILLSDMANIDYKTLFEDAPMAYLAVNNEGKINNVNQAALSLFGYRYKKELVGLNATDLYAIGKIRGAKAQHVFDQYADGKNKVRLETEMIKKDGSLFWGGIHVNAIKDTQGNLITRRVAIIDISDRKKSEEKYRKLFQHSNGLLCTHDMDGIVLTVNEACCNALEYTEKELIGTSIGDLLADNTRQAFGLYIKDILANHRSEGVMKMVSRTGKILYWKYSNVTHEEDGKMTVIGSAIDITELISREKELKQAKQMAEDSLRIKDIFLSNMSHEIRTPLNSMLGFADLLSDTSLNKVQSDYTSIIRESTERLIAIVNDILDFSKIESGHIEFQKAAIHPDELIDSVITMMSSKALMYGNKVTAKCDKNLPKVIYGDPVRLTQILINLLNNAIKFTDQGKIEVGAKTISKKKGKAILQFYVKDTGIGIPIEKLESIFDRFTQVESDHARRYEGVGLGLSIVSKLVDLQGGKIRVRSQVDKGSTFLVELPFDTEGEDSRSNKLQKGIELDHVDLAGRKILLVDDNRMNRKLVMAYLADTEAHVDLAINGKIAVAMMVKKQYDVVLMDMQMPEMDGYTATKVIRNELEDKVPIVAMTAHALAGEREKCLAVGMNEYISKPFKREQLMGVLGMLLNAKGTTKKRKTKKAASGYQHISLTELERNTLGNKEVMEELVTIFLEDAPRELQRLQNAVAEKDYDLLRQIGHSLKSSYEMLGAKAAFRLLREIEHWAADKEPIHRIADNTRLLLNLHPKVIRELDGVMGKDGK from the coding sequence ATGAAAGCTACCTCCGCCATCCTATTATCTGACATGGCAAACATCGATTACAAAACGCTGTTTGAAGATGCGCCTATGGCCTATCTGGCCGTAAACAATGAAGGGAAGATCAACAACGTAAACCAGGCAGCGCTCAGCTTATTTGGATACCGGTATAAGAAAGAATTAGTGGGTCTCAATGCCACCGATTTGTATGCTATCGGTAAGATCAGAGGTGCAAAGGCGCAACACGTATTTGACCAGTATGCCGACGGGAAAAACAAGGTCCGGTTGGAAACGGAGATGATCAAAAAAGACGGTTCCCTGTTTTGGGGAGGCATCCATGTCAACGCCATCAAAGACACCCAGGGAAACCTGATCACCCGGCGGGTGGCCATCATCGATATCAGCGATCGCAAAAAATCCGAAGAGAAATACCGGAAGCTTTTCCAGCACTCCAATGGATTGCTCTGTACACATGACATGGACGGTATTGTCCTCACCGTAAACGAGGCGTGCTGCAATGCATTGGAATACACAGAAAAAGAACTGATCGGGACCAGTATCGGAGATTTACTGGCAGACAATACCCGACAGGCTTTCGGACTTTACATCAAAGACATCCTGGCCAACCACCGGAGTGAAGGGGTTATGAAGATGGTATCACGTACAGGAAAAATACTTTACTGGAAATATAGTAACGTAACCCATGAAGAAGATGGGAAGATGACAGTTATAGGCTCAGCCATTGATATCACGGAACTGATCTCGCGGGAAAAGGAGCTGAAGCAAGCCAAACAAATGGCAGAAGACTCATTGCGTATCAAGGATATTTTCCTCTCCAATATGAGCCATGAGATTCGCACACCACTCAATTCTATGCTGGGATTTGCCGATCTGCTCTCCGACACCAGCCTCAACAAGGTACAGTCCGACTATACCTCCATTATCCGGGAATCCACAGAAAGGCTTATTGCGATTGTCAACGACATCCTGGATTTCTCAAAGATCGAATCCGGTCACATCGAGTTCCAGAAGGCGGCCATTCATCCCGACGAACTCATCGATTCCGTGATCACCATGATGTCCAGCAAAGCGTTGATGTATGGCAATAAGGTGACGGCAAAGTGCGACAAGAATTTACCAAAGGTGATCTATGGCGATCCTGTAAGGCTTACTCAAATCCTGATCAACCTTTTAAACAACGCAATCAAGTTTACAGATCAGGGCAAGATAGAAGTTGGTGCGAAAACGATCTCCAAAAAGAAAGGGAAAGCCATTCTCCAATTTTATGTGAAAGACACCGGCATCGGTATTCCCATCGAAAAACTGGAATCCATTTTTGACCGGTTCACACAGGTAGAAAGTGACCATGCCCGAAGATATGAAGGCGTGGGGCTCGGTTTGAGCATTGTGAGCAAACTGGTAGATCTCCAGGGCGGAAAGATCAGGGTAAGAAGCCAGGTGGACAAAGGATCGACCTTCCTGGTGGAGCTTCCCTTTGATACCGAAGGTGAAGACAGCCGGTCAAACAAACTTCAAAAGGGAATCGAACTGGATCATGTGGACCTGGCCGGACGCAAGATTCTACTGGTGGATGACAACCGGATGAACCGCAAACTGGTGATGGCCTACCTTGCAGATACCGAAGCCCACGTGGACCTCGCCATCAACGGTAAGATCGCAGTGGCCATGATGGTCAAGAAGCAATATGATGTGGTACTGATGGACATGCAAATGCCGGAAATGGATGGCTACACCGCCACAAAAGTGATCCGCAACGAACTTGAGGACAAGGTACCCATTGTAGCCATGACCGCCCATGCCCTGGCCGGGGAAAGGGAAAAATGCCTGGCCGTGGGCATGAACGAATACATCTCCAAGCCATTTAAAAGAGAACAACTGATGGGGGTACTGGGTATGTTGTTAAACGCAAAGGGTACCACCAAAAAACGAAAGACAAAGAAAGCCGCCTCCGGCTACCAGCATATCAGTCTGACCGAACTGGAACGGAATACACTCGGCAACAAGGAAGTGATGGAAGAGCTGGTGACCATCTTTCTCGAGGATGCGCCGAGAGAACTGCAACGATTACAAAATGCCGTTGCAGAGAAGGATTACGACCTGTTGCGTCAGATCGGTCACAGCCTCAAATCATCGTATGAGATGTTAGGTGCCAAGGCAGCCTTCCGGCTTCTCCGGGAGATCGAACACTGGGCAGCGGACAAAGAGCCAATACACCGGATTGCCGATAATACACGCTTGCTGTTGAACCTCCACCCGAAGGTGATCAGGGAACTGGATGGGGTGATGGGCAAAGATGGGAAGTGA